One stretch of Corynebacterium imitans DNA includes these proteins:
- the rsmH gene encoding 16S rRNA (cytosine(1402)-N(4))-methyltransferase RsmH, whose protein sequence is MTNQQVHGHVPVMRERMAELLAPAVGTDAVLIDATLGAGGHTEHFLTTFPGARVIGVDRDPNALAEATERLAPFGDRFAAVQARFDEMGEAIAAAEGEAFDLVRANGVAGALFDLGVSSMQLDQAERGFAYRVDAPLDMRMDPTHGITAAEVLNTYSHGELAHVLKTYGDERFAGKIAAAVIKEREREPFTTSARLVELLYDTIPAATRRTGGHPAKRTFQALRVEVNGELDAIRNVVPVITDLLAVGGRVVFMSYQSHEDKIIKSALRELTTSKTPPGLPMDLPGTEAKFALITHGAEQASKEEIERNPRAAPVRVRGIKKLSA, encoded by the coding sequence GTGACGAATCAGCAGGTGCATGGGCATGTCCCGGTGATGCGTGAGCGGATGGCCGAGTTGCTCGCCCCGGCGGTGGGCACTGATGCTGTGCTTATCGACGCCACACTCGGCGCCGGCGGACACACCGAGCACTTCCTCACCACGTTCCCTGGCGCACGGGTGATCGGCGTCGACCGTGATCCGAATGCGCTCGCGGAGGCGACCGAGCGGCTCGCGCCGTTTGGCGACCGTTTCGCCGCGGTGCAGGCGCGCTTCGACGAGATGGGCGAAGCCATCGCCGCCGCCGAGGGGGAGGCCTTTGACCTGGTCCGTGCCAATGGCGTGGCCGGGGCGCTGTTTGATCTTGGCGTGTCGTCGATGCAGCTGGATCAGGCTGAGCGCGGGTTTGCATACCGCGTGGACGCGCCGCTGGATATGCGGATGGACCCCACCCACGGGATCACCGCGGCGGAGGTGTTAAACACCTACAGCCACGGCGAGCTCGCGCATGTGCTCAAGACTTACGGGGATGAGCGGTTCGCGGGCAAGATTGCTGCAGCGGTTATCAAGGAGCGGGAGCGGGAGCCATTTACGACGAGCGCGCGCCTGGTCGAGCTGCTCTACGACACGATCCCGGCCGCCACACGGCGCACCGGCGGGCACCCCGCGAAGCGTACGTTCCAGGCGCTGCGCGTAGAGGTCAACGGCGAGTTGGATGCGATCCGGAACGTGGTCCCGGTGATCACGGACCTGCTTGCCGTCGGCGGGCGGGTGGTGTTCATGAGCTACCAGTCGCACGAGGACAAGATCATCAAGTCCGCGCTGCGCGAGCTGACTACCTCGAAAACGCCGCCGGGGCTGCCGATGGACTTGCCCGGTACCGAAGCGAAGTTCGCTCTGATTACGCACGGGGCGGAGCAGGCGTCGAAAGAAGAAATTGAGCGCAACCCGCGCGCCGCGCCCGTCAGGGTGCGGGGAATCAAGAAACTGTCCGCATAA
- the mraZ gene encoding division/cell wall cluster transcriptional repressor MraZ: MFLGTYTPKLDDKGRLTLPAKFREGLADGLMVTKGQDHSLAVYPREEFTARARKAAAASRTNPKARAFIRNLAASADEQTLDGSGRITLSPAHREYASLTKECVVIGSVDFLEIWDAESWAQYQEETEAAFSAADDDDILSGLL, translated from the coding sequence ATGTTTCTGGGAACCTACACTCCCAAGCTGGACGACAAGGGTCGCTTGACGCTGCCCGCAAAGTTCCGTGAGGGGCTTGCGGACGGGCTGATGGTGACGAAGGGGCAGGATCATTCGCTCGCGGTGTACCCGCGGGAGGAGTTCACCGCTAGGGCCAGAAAGGCTGCGGCGGCGTCCCGGACGAACCCGAAGGCGCGCGCGTTTATTCGTAACCTGGCTGCCAGTGCGGATGAGCAAACGTTGGATGGGTCCGGCCGTATTACGTTGTCGCCGGCGCACCGGGAGTACGCCTCCCTGACTAAGGAGTGCGTGGTGATTGGGTCGGTGGATTTTCTCGAGATTTGGGACGCTGAGTCGTGGGCTCAGTACCAAGAAGAGACTGAAGCCGCTTTCTCGGCGGCGGATGATGACGACATTCTCTCCGGTCTGCTGTAG
- a CDS encoding DUF3040 domain-containing protein codes for MSLSEQEQRALREIEQSLLAEDPKFGSSVAQEVSFGGERPAGKLTLRSVALMVLGLVLLLGGVALASVSVWMVALSIVGFGVMMAGGVMALRTPSTPTAHVQPQRGAKQRSQRGASLEESFRRRFEDRQ; via the coding sequence TTGTCTCTTTCTGAACAGGAACAGCGCGCACTCCGCGAGATTGAGCAATCGCTCCTCGCCGAGGATCCGAAGTTCGGCAGCTCCGTAGCGCAAGAGGTGAGCTTTGGCGGCGAGCGCCCAGCGGGCAAGCTCACGCTCCGCAGCGTGGCGCTCATGGTGCTCGGTCTCGTGCTGCTGCTGGGCGGAGTGGCGCTCGCCTCGGTGAGCGTGTGGATGGTGGCGCTGAGCATCGTCGGCTTCGGTGTGATGATGGCGGGTGGCGTCATGGCGTTGCGCACTCCGTCGACGCCGACCGCGCACGTGCAGCCGCAGCGCGGCGCGAAGCAGCGCTCGCAGCGCGGCGCCTCGTTGGAGGAGAGCTTCCGGCGCCGTTTCGAGGACCGCCAGTAG
- a CDS encoding SAV_6107 family HEPN domain-containing protein, which yields MHTNTSVVSATVSRASSAEGKRDRFLAAADGFLAQAHEELEAGREDVALEQAYLAALRIAGAVCATSPTIRKRKRLPTSAWDKLAITGADGKRWAGTFRQYSALRGRVVSGIQREVPAARVAELLGETERFYEFARPDFGTGAPLVA from the coding sequence ATGCACACCAACACCAGCGTCGTCTCTGCCACCGTCTCCCGCGCCAGCTCGGCGGAAGGCAAGCGGGACCGCTTCCTCGCCGCCGCCGACGGATTTCTTGCCCAGGCGCACGAGGAACTCGAGGCAGGCCGCGAAGACGTCGCGTTAGAGCAGGCCTACCTCGCCGCGCTGCGGATCGCGGGCGCGGTGTGCGCGACTTCTCCGACGATACGTAAAAGGAAGCGGCTGCCCACCAGTGCGTGGGACAAGCTCGCCATTACGGGTGCGGACGGCAAGCGCTGGGCGGGAACGTTTCGGCAGTATTCGGCGCTGCGGGGGCGCGTCGTCTCGGGAATCCAGCGCGAGGTTCCGGCGGCGCGTGTCGCGGAACTGCTGGGTGAGACTGAGCGCTTCTACGAGTTTGCGCGACCCGATTTCGGCACCGGTGCCCCGCTGGTTGCGTAG
- a CDS encoding GNAT family N-acetyltransferase — translation MESVTVTIRRLSAAEFSQLAPQFVDIYLDAMDYPRTIRSERIRVWRRDVTTPGFEAFAAIEGTRILGVAYGFLGQRERWWDRQLIRALTENNRLDDTAREMLRSYFEIAEVHVSPAAQARGVGTLLLRSLLDAAPAHWALLSTPEAPGEANGAFRLYRAFGFADLARNFYYSGDPRPFAILGRRLPCG, via the coding sequence ATGGAAAGCGTGACCGTCACTATCCGCCGCCTCAGCGCCGCCGAGTTCAGCCAGCTCGCGCCACAGTTCGTGGACATCTACCTCGACGCCATGGACTACCCGCGCACCATCCGCTCCGAGCGGATCCGTGTGTGGCGCCGCGACGTGACCACCCCGGGCTTCGAAGCCTTCGCGGCGATCGAGGGCACGCGCATCCTCGGCGTCGCCTACGGCTTCCTCGGCCAGCGGGAGCGCTGGTGGGACCGCCAGCTCATCCGCGCGCTGACCGAGAACAACCGCCTCGACGACACCGCTCGCGAGATGCTGCGCAGCTACTTCGAGATCGCCGAGGTCCATGTCTCCCCCGCCGCACAGGCCCGCGGTGTTGGCACGCTACTTCTGCGCTCGCTTCTCGACGCCGCGCCCGCCCACTGGGCGCTCCTGTCCACCCCCGAAGCGCCCGGGGAAGCCAACGGGGCCTTCCGCCTCTACCGCGCCTTCGGCTTTGCAGACCTCGCCCGCAACTTCTACTACTCCGGCGACCCGCGCCCCTTTGCCATCTTGGGACGCCGCCTGCCCTGTGGGTAA
- a CDS encoding polyprenyl synthetase family protein, producing MATRHTSLETIPAAVEAQLREFFAAQRDTVGRIGAPVSNSVGYLERFVLGGGKRIRPLYGWAGFVGGGGLERTDEDPDAVLRAVSSLEFIQACALIHDDIIDASDTRRGNPTVHRAVEAAHRKAGRRGDAAEFGQNAAILIGDLALVWAEDMWRYSGVSAAALERAAEAWRGMRTEVIGGQLLDIMLEGEGSESIELADRVNRFKTAAYTIERPLHLGAALADAPQATIDAFRGYGRDIGIAYQLRDDILGVFGDSAITGKPAGDDIREGKRTVLYATALELLDDSDPAAAAELRAGIGTATAPQELTRLAEVIAESGAREGVEKRIEALTASGLAHLEQADIDAEVADTLRQLAIRSTERRA from the coding sequence GTGGCCACAAGGCACACCTCACTCGAGACGATCCCGGCAGCAGTCGAAGCGCAGCTGCGCGAGTTCTTTGCCGCCCAGCGCGACACCGTCGGCCGCATCGGGGCACCCGTGTCCAACTCCGTGGGCTACCTGGAGCGCTTCGTACTCGGCGGCGGCAAGCGCATCCGCCCGCTCTACGGCTGGGCAGGCTTCGTCGGCGGGGGCGGTCTCGAGCGCACCGACGAGGACCCGGACGCCGTGCTGCGCGCCGTCAGTTCGCTCGAGTTCATCCAGGCCTGCGCGCTTATCCACGACGACATCATCGACGCCTCCGATACCCGCCGCGGCAACCCCACCGTCCACCGCGCCGTCGAGGCCGCGCACCGTAAGGCGGGCCGGCGCGGCGACGCCGCCGAGTTCGGCCAAAACGCCGCCATCCTCATCGGCGACCTCGCACTGGTCTGGGCCGAAGACATGTGGCGCTACTCGGGTGTCAGCGCCGCCGCCTTGGAGCGCGCCGCCGAGGCCTGGCGCGGCATGCGCACCGAGGTCATCGGCGGCCAGCTCCTCGACATCATGCTGGAGGGCGAGGGCAGCGAGTCGATCGAACTGGCCGATCGAGTCAACCGCTTCAAGACCGCCGCCTACACAATCGAGCGCCCCCTCCACTTAGGTGCCGCGCTCGCCGACGCACCCCAGGCCACGATCGACGCCTTCCGCGGCTACGGGCGCGACATCGGCATCGCCTACCAGTTGCGTGACGACATCCTCGGTGTCTTCGGCGACTCCGCGATTACCGGCAAGCCCGCCGGCGACGACATCCGCGAGGGCAAGCGGACCGTGCTCTACGCCACCGCGCTCGAACTCCTCGACGACTCCGACCCTGCCGCCGCCGCAGAACTACGCGCCGGCATCGGGACCGCAACCGCACCGCAGGAGCTCACGCGACTGGCGGAGGTGATTGCGGAAAGTGGGGCGCGGGAGGGCGTCGAGAAGCGAATCGAAGCACTGACTGCCTCGGGCCTTGCGCACCTCGAGCAAGCGGACATCGACGCCGAGGTCGCCGACACGCTGCGCCAGCTCGCGATCCGCTCCACCGAACGGCGCGCCTAA
- a CDS encoding alpha-(1->6)-mannopyranosyltransferase A — MRRVLALGTAAATCIALGSYGAGATRNRSGIMRELGLDPLMYGHGRGLMEALLTIGILGLVAAWLLLGRARPDLRTTRLAAWAWTAPLVLSAPILSRDVYSYLMQGAMLRDGYDPYTEGAAVNPGPYLWEVSHDWRNTTTPYGPAHLGLGKAITTAVGDDVTAGLIVYKLVSLLGFAMIIWAVPRIAAALGGNPAFALWIGAANPLMLLHMVGGMHNESIMVGLVSVGLLACVVPTRRYFAWASGGIALIALAVSLKATAAIALPFVVWIMHARFATGNWPRRLGVFAGCGAWALALTLAVVDLVTVVSGASWGWVAEISGNSKVVNPLAGPTLLAELITPVAQLVNENFHYNTALAATRAASGVVMLAGLVVAWWYFRPSRGGYPARAIAGTCAAYVVAFVANAVTLPWYYASLVSLVGTFRAPAWVQRIAVGASVVVSLAFTGSGNHRFYDPWFLILAPFVALAAVAFVWPRKVPVAEAQGLR; from the coding sequence ATGCGGCGAGTACTCGCCCTCGGCACCGCCGCCGCCACCTGCATCGCGCTCGGCTCGTACGGCGCCGGTGCCACCCGCAATCGCAGCGGCATCATGCGCGAGCTCGGCCTCGACCCGCTCATGTACGGCCACGGCCGCGGGCTCATGGAGGCGCTTTTAACGATCGGCATCCTCGGGCTCGTCGCCGCCTGGCTGCTGCTCGGCCGCGCCCGCCCGGACTTGCGCACCACGCGCCTGGCCGCCTGGGCGTGGACCGCGCCGCTCGTGCTCAGTGCGCCCATCCTCTCGCGCGACGTCTACTCCTACCTCATGCAAGGCGCGATGCTTCGCGACGGCTACGACCCCTACACCGAAGGCGCCGCCGTCAACCCCGGGCCGTATCTGTGGGAGGTCAGCCACGACTGGCGCAACACGACCACCCCCTACGGACCCGCGCACCTCGGGCTAGGCAAGGCGATCACCACGGCAGTTGGCGACGACGTCACCGCAGGGCTGATCGTATATAAGCTCGTCTCGCTGTTGGGGTTCGCGATGATCATCTGGGCGGTACCCCGGATTGCCGCAGCGCTCGGTGGCAACCCCGCGTTCGCGCTGTGGATCGGGGCGGCGAACCCGCTCATGCTGCTGCACATGGTCGGCGGCATGCACAACGAATCCATCATGGTCGGCCTCGTCTCCGTCGGGCTGCTCGCCTGTGTGGTGCCGACGCGCCGCTACTTTGCGTGGGCGAGCGGCGGGATCGCGCTCATCGCGCTGGCGGTCTCGCTCAAAGCGACCGCCGCGATCGCGCTGCCGTTCGTTGTGTGGATCATGCACGCGCGCTTTGCGACGGGCAACTGGCCGCGCCGACTCGGCGTATTCGCCGGCTGTGGTGCGTGGGCGCTTGCGTTAACGCTCGCGGTCGTGGACCTGGTCACCGTGGTCTCCGGGGCGTCTTGGGGGTGGGTGGCGGAGATCTCCGGCAACTCCAAAGTGGTCAACCCCCTCGCCGGGCCGACGCTTTTGGCGGAGCTCATCACCCCCGTCGCCCAGCTTGTCAACGAGAACTTCCACTACAACACCGCCCTTGCTGCCACCCGCGCAGCCAGCGGGGTGGTCATGCTCGCGGGCCTGGTTGTGGCGTGGTGGTACTTCCGGCCGAGCCGGGGCGGCTACCCCGCCCGCGCGATCGCCGGGACCTGCGCCGCCTACGTCGTCGCCTTCGTGGCCAACGCGGTCACCCTGCCGTGGTACTACGCCTCGCTGGTGTCCTTGGTGGGCACGTTCCGCGCACCGGCGTGGGTGCAGCGGATCGCCGTGGGGGCCTCGGTCGTGGTCTCGCTCGCGTTTACGGGCAGCGGCAACCACCGGTTTTACGACCCCTGGTTCCTTATCCTCGCTCCCTTCGTCGCGCTTGCCGCCGTGGCGTTCGTGTGGCCGCGCAAGGTTCCTGTTGCGGAGGCCCAGGGCCTGCGCTAG